From the genome of Terriglobales bacterium, one region includes:
- a CDS encoding serine hydrolase → MYKRCTSSRAFLSFCLLVWFLVLSFLSAPLGRGDDAEKRDPRFAAVDNIFEQAVAEGKIPGAMVLVGHKGEVVYRRAFGSRALEPRREAMTLDTIFDLASLTKSIATAPSIMRMVQLGQVRLNDPVARYLPEFGRNGKEDITVRQLLTHFSGLREDIDLNPPWQGKQRAFELAFDEKPVSPPGSQFRYSDTNYIVLGALVEHLSGMSLKEYAEAHIFHPLNMTHTAFLPPQAWLPQIAPTQYDDRGIMMRGEVHDPRARRMGGVAGHAGLFSTADDLSRFAQAMLDGDKILSPEIIEKMTTPQQPANSTILRGLGWDIDSPFSSNRGELLPVGSYGHTGFTGTSIWIDPLTQTYIIILTNAVHPRGGQNTISLRSRAATAITDALELEVKDEDKAKLAAITGYNETLAGERRLAVRNGTVLTGIDVLEAQNFTQLHGSKSSPRRIGVLTNQTGVDAQGRRTIDVLAQIPGVQLVAIFSPEHGAAGQLDTTDIGNSVDAATHVPIYNVYGATDAQRHPPLDVLKNLDAVVIDLQDAGVHFYTYETTMGYFLESAAKTGTEVVVLDRPNP, encoded by the coding sequence ATGTACAAACGGTGTACCTCGTCTCGTGCTTTCCTCTCCTTCTGCCTTTTAGTGTGGTTTCTCGTCTTATCGTTTCTTTCGGCACCGCTCGGGCGCGGCGATGATGCTGAAAAACGTGATCCGCGCTTTGCCGCGGTGGACAACATTTTTGAGCAAGCGGTCGCCGAAGGAAAAATTCCCGGTGCAATGGTTTTAGTGGGCCATAAAGGGGAAGTTGTTTACCGCCGCGCCTTTGGATCTCGAGCACTCGAGCCCCGGCGCGAAGCCATGACGCTGGACACGATTTTTGACCTGGCTTCACTCACCAAATCTATCGCCACGGCTCCTTCGATCATGCGCATGGTGCAACTTGGCCAGGTGAGATTGAATGATCCCGTGGCCCGCTATCTGCCGGAGTTCGGACGCAACGGTAAGGAAGATATAACCGTGCGCCAGTTGCTGACCCATTTTTCCGGATTGCGCGAAGATATTGATCTGAATCCGCCCTGGCAGGGAAAACAGCGGGCGTTCGAACTGGCCTTTGATGAAAAACCGGTTTCGCCGCCCGGCTCTCAGTTCCGCTATAGCGATACCAATTACATCGTTCTTGGCGCTTTGGTCGAACATCTCTCGGGCATGTCGCTGAAAGAATATGCTGAGGCTCATATCTTTCACCCGTTGAACATGACGCATACGGCTTTTCTGCCTCCGCAAGCGTGGTTGCCACAAATTGCTCCGACGCAATATGACGACCGCGGCATCATGATGCGGGGCGAGGTGCACGATCCCAGAGCGCGCCGCATGGGTGGCGTTGCCGGACACGCCGGATTGTTTTCAACGGCCGACGACCTCAGCCGTTTTGCCCAAGCCATGCTCGATGGCGACAAAATCCTTTCACCTGAAATTATTGAAAAGATGACCACGCCCCAGCAGCCGGCCAATTCCACTATTCTCCGCGGTTTGGGATGGGACATTGACTCGCCTTTTTCCAGCAATCGCGGAGAGTTGTTGCCTGTGGGCTCTTACGGCCACACTGGATTTACCGGTACCTCTATCTGGATTGATCCGCTTACCCAGACCTACATCATTATCCTGACCAATGCAGTGCATCCCAGAGGCGGCCAGAATACGATTTCTCTGCGCTCGCGCGCGGCCACGGCGATTACTGACGCCCTGGAATTGGAGGTCAAAGACGAAGACAAAGCCAAGCTGGCGGCTATCACCGGCTACAACGAAACTTTGGCGGGCGAGCGGCGGCTGGCGGTTCGTAATGGTACGGTTCTCACTGGGATTGATGTGCTCGAAGCCCAAAACTTTACTCAATTGCATGGCTCCAAAAGCTCGCCTCGGCGCATTGGCGTGCTCACCAACCAGACCGGAGTTGACGCTCAGGGACGCCGCACTATCGACGTTCTCGCGCAAATTCCAGGTGTGCAGTTGGTTGCAATTTTTTCTCCCGAACACGGCGCTGCCGGCCAACTGGATACGACCGACATCGGGAATTCAGTCGATGCCGCCACGCACGTGCCTATTTACAACGTTTACGGCGCCACGGATGCGCAGCGACATCCTCCGCTGGATGTGCTTAAGAATCTGGATGCAGTGGTAATTGATCTTCAAGATGCCGGCGTGCACTTCTACACCTACGAAACTACGATGGGGTATTTTCTGGAATCTGCCGCGAAAACTGGGACTGAGGTGGTTGTGCTCGACCGTCCCAACCC